In Candidatus Methylomirabilota bacterium, one genomic interval encodes:
- a CDS encoding DUF6134 family protein, which translates to MTRRQLLELATAAAAIPLVESLFSVRAYAAAPRDLRFHVLRHGSPIGEHRVTFRPDGPRLTVETHVDIAVTVLFFTVFRFKHDAEEVWQSERLVSVKSTTDDNGTILQVSGSAVVDGFRIIGHDGPFLASPYLLTSNALWDSRIVRENRLIDVQHGGEIGLVTKQLGDEQVNTPQGPVRASRHHMITPYYAGSVFHDSDGRWVKGLLELKGERVEYALAT; encoded by the coding sequence GTGACCCGTCGACAATTACTGGAGCTGGCTACAGCTGCAGCGGCGATTCCACTGGTTGAATCGCTTTTCTCGGTCCGCGCCTACGCTGCGGCCCCTCGTGATCTACGCTTTCACGTCTTGCGCCACGGGTCTCCGATCGGCGAGCACCGGGTGACCTTCCGGCCAGACGGCCCTCGCCTGACAGTCGAGACGCATGTGGACATCGCGGTCACAGTCCTGTTCTTCACCGTCTTCCGATTCAAACACGACGCCGAAGAAGTCTGGCAGTCGGAGCGTTTGGTCTCGGTCAAGAGCACAACGGACGACAACGGAACAATACTCCAGGTCTCCGGTAGTGCTGTCGTGGACGGCTTTCGGATCATCGGCCACGACGGACCTTTCCTCGCCTCCCCGTATCTCCTCACCTCGAACGCCCTCTGGGATAGCCGAATCGTGCGTGAGAACAGGTTGATCGATGTCCAGCATGGTGGAGAGATCGGGCTGGTCACGAAGCAGCTCGGCGATGAGCAGGTCAACACCCCCCAGGGCCCTGTTCGCGCCAGCCGCCATCACATGATTACGCCCTACTATGCCGGCAGCGTGTTTCACGACAGCGACGGGCGCTGGGTGAAAGGCCTGCTCGAGCTGAAGGGGGAGCGCGTCGAGTATGCGCTGGCAACATAG